CGACACCCGCACCGAACGAGCACCCGACCACGTGCACGCGTCCGATCCCGAGGGAGTCGAGCGTCGCGAGCACGTCAGCGCGCGGCGACCACGGCCCGACCGGCTGTGCAGTCGACTCGCCGTACCCGCGAAGGTCCAGTCGCACGACATCCTGCACGGCGGTGAGTGCTGGCCAGACGGGGTCCCACATCCGGCGGTCCGCGATCCCCGCGTGAATGAGCAGGAGCGGGGTCCGCCCGACGGGACCGGAGCGTTCGTGTGCGAGCATCTGGCCAGTGAACGCCCTTGCGCTACCTGAGGCAACGCCTGAACGACAGGTCCGCCCTGACGAGCGGCATGACGAACGTGCCGTGAGCGAGCGTCGAAGGCCTCCGGGATCTCGATCTGCGGCGATCACCCCCGCCGGGCTCGGCGCAGGACCCTCGCACGTGTGGTGACGAAGGCATCCACGGCAGCTTCGTGCCAGCGTTACTCATTCGGCTCCCTCTCTCCCCTCGTCCCTGATGGACGGAACGCTCCGCTCCTTGATGCGCTCGGCACCGACTTTCTCCTCATCGGCGCCGTCATGGGAACGGCCAGGCGCCGGGCCTGAGGCAGGTTGGTGACCCCCACCCTCAGCTCCGATGATCCCTTTTTGGCCCTTCTGGTAGCATTTTTCTGATGAGTGCACTGAACGCAGGACATTGGGCAATTCTTGTCGCGCTTCTCTCCGCGATTCTTGTCGTCGGGGCGCTGGTTGTCGTATTCGTGATTCGCGCGCTGTCTTCGCGGTCAGGGAGTGCATCTCGACGGCAGTCGCCGCCCGACGATAGTCGCCACCCGGACGTCTAGGTCGGCGGAAAGCGTCAAGGCCATCGTTCACTCTGCGCAACGCCGCCGCACCCTTGATCGCGACGCGCGCGAGGGCCGTGACGACCAGTGCACCTCCAAATGCCCGACGTGTGAGCCTGCTCGGAGAGTCTGCGATGGTGACGCATCGTCGGGCCATGCCAGGACGAGGTAGTCCTCGACCGGGTCGATCGCCCTCCCCTGACGTCGTCTCTGGTGGACGCCGGTCACTGGGCCGTGTCGGCACCGTCAGCGCGGTCTGTCCACAAGAGCTCACCGTCGAGCACCTTTGTGGTCAGCTTCATGCTGAGAGAGCGGGCGACGGCGGCCGAGGCCTCGTGCTGGGGGTGGACATACGCCTGCAACGCCGTGACGCCTGCACCCGGAGCCATTCCGCGACGGCGCGCGCCGATTCTTGGGCGTAGCCATTCTGTTGGTGACGCACGCCGACGACCCAGGCGAGGTCAGCCCGGGCCGCGCAGCCGCCCCAGCCTTCGACCGTGGCCTGCACCGTACCGACGAGTTCACCGGACATCCTGTCCCTGAGCATCCAGTTCAACCAGAGCTGCGTGCCGTCAGGGCTCCGGCCGCCTTCGAACCGCGTGTACCGCTCGACGAGCTCGGCGCGGGTCGACGGGACTCCTCCCGTGAACGCGTGCAGATCGAGGCTGTCGAACGTGACGGCGGCCTCGCCGGCATGGGCGACGGAGACGACCTCCAGCTCGAGCCGGGAAGTGCTCAGTGGCGCAGTGGTCAGGATAGTCATGGCGTAACGCTAGCGCCGCCGTTGACGTGCGCTTCGAGGAATGCACGGCAGTCGTCCGCCGAATATCGGGCTCGATCAGCGATTGGCCGGCGACAGTCCGGCCGGTTGCCTCACCGGTTCCTGTGCGTGCCGATCGTGCCGCACAAGGCTGGCAAATATAGGAGACAGCCCGAGCAGCTGTGGGTCATGACGTCGTTGATACGCCTCAGTGTTATCCGGCGGCGACTGGCCATTCTCGTTGAATGTTAAATAACCTGAGGCTGGTCACCTTCAAGCAGAATTGACTGTGCAGGATTGTTGACCTGGTCCTGCGTCATCAGTACAGTTCGAGTGTGCGAATGGTGTTTGGTGTCGACTCAGCCGAAAGCGAGAACCAGGCGGCCACTCGTGTTGCACAAGCGGCGGAGCGGGCGTGATACACCTGAAAAAGGAGTGGGACATGAAGCGTTGGGGAACTATCATGATGAGCGTGGGTGGTGGGATCTTTATCGGGAGTGCTCTACTTCTCGGTAATTCCACCCTGAATGCCGTCGGGGCGGTGCTTATTCTTTTCCCGCCGGTGCTGTTCGTCATCCGGTATGTCGAAGAGAAGATCACTTTTCACAGGCCCGCGCGCTGACCGCTGCCGGGGTCGAAAGGTAGGTCAAGCGCCTGTCGAGGTCCTACGACAGGCGGCAGGCGCTAGGGCCTCGGCACTTGTTTCAGTCTATGAACTGTTCGCGATGTTGAAAGAAGGAGTGGTTTTCAGTGACTAGTCCTGGTTGGGGTGCAGCTATTGCGTGTGCCGCGCTGCTTGTACTGTTGGATACCGTGTTTCTGATGATTGTCATTCAGGCATCGCGTGGTGAGCGGAGCTACCTCGCGGGAATTCGGCTACCGGCACTCATGAAGAGCGATGGCGCCTGGCGCTCAGGCCATACTGCTGCAAGAAAGGCGCTCGTTCCGTTCGCTTGGGCGGGAATTGGGATCGCGGTAGTATCGATTCCATTTCAGGTGATTCCGGTAGTATACGTATGCCTGCTCGGCCTTTGGTTGGTGTTGACAATTCTGTCGCTTGCAGTGGTTTCGGTGGTGGCTGTCCGGGCGGCAAAAGCTGGCTATGAGGTGTTCTCACCAGAGTCTTGATCGGTTGCCTCGTTGAAGGTGGAGTAGGACGAGGGCTGTGGCGGTGTTTTCGGTGAGGTGGGATGGGTCGAGGGTGATCAGGCGTAGGGCTCGCCAGGTGTTTTTGATCAGGGCATTGGCGCGTTCGGCGACGGAGCGTAGCGAGGTCAGGATGCTGTCGCGGGCGACGTTGTCGAGGTCAGCGTTGTTCGTCAGGCGCAGCGGGTGTCAGATCCCGATCCCGGCGCTTTGGTAGCCCTTGTCGGTGAGCGTCACGACGCCCGCTGCGGCGGCCGGCTACAGCGCGGGCAGGGCGAAGGTGCGGGCGGCAGTGATGTCGTGGGTGGAGCCGGGGCTGGCGGGTGAGACCCAGACGGGGTAGCAGGTCGGATCGGTGAGGACCTGGATGTTCCCGCCGCGGGGGTGGTGCTTGCCGGAGTACCAGGACTCGGCGCCGGTGGGGGTCCGTGCAGCGCCGTGGTCGGGATCAAGGTGCCGTCCAGGCATACGGACGGCCAGTCTTCTTCAGCCGCCATTGCCAGAACTTCGTGCAGGTCCGGCGCATGGGCGGCGATCACGCTGATCCCCTCGTGCAGGTACCGGTAGGCAGCCGCGACCGAGATGTCAGCATCACGAGCCAGGGCCGAGACCCGCGCGCCGTCCTTGAACCACCGCAGCACCAAGACCACCTGCCTCCGAGCGGTGCCAGCTCGTTGCCAGCGGCGCCGGTCGATACCGCGGCGATGATCGGTGAGCCATCGAGTGACCACCTCCAGAGTGTGAGCAGGTACGTCGAGGCTGGCACGATAGGTGATCAAGCGGGGACCCAGGGGTCGCGGATGGGTGTTTGGCGACTTTCATCCTGGCGGCTGAGACCCCGCCCACCACACCCACCCCCCCAACCCGCAGGTCAGCGCACCGTCGCGCCCCTCACCTCAACTGCCCTGGTGAGAAAACCTCATTAATCTTTCAAATCTACTATCGATACTGGTCGGAGTCTGGATCACTGGCGCATTTGCTGCGACACCTTTGGTCCGGTGCGAAGATCGTGTCTCCTCGCCATGTGGGTGAGTGCCTGCGGCGACTCGAGCGGCTATGCAGCCCTGACCCTGGACGATGAGGTGGCCGCTCGGATCGGTCGGCAGTCGCCGTGGTGGACAGGCGACGCACGACCGCACTGACGCGGTCTCCGCTCATTTCCCTCGTGCGACCAGCACGTGAGGGTCGGACGGGGCTGACTAGCCCGGTACGTGTCGATCGCGTGGCTCCCGCGCGCCGCGTTCCACCCCCTGAGACCCCTTGGTGTCAAGGCGTGGAAGCAATGGTGGCGTTGAGGAGCTCTTCGAATTTCTCTCGCGGGGTGTAGAAGCCCAGGGCTGCTCGGGTCTGTCGTTGAGCTCTTCGGCGATGGCGTCGAGGTAGGGCTGGTGGTCGGTGATGACGGTGCCCTTGGGCAAGTACTCGCGAATGAGCCCGTTGGTGTTCTCGTTCGTGCCGCGCTCCCAGGGGGACCGGGGTGGGCGAAGTAGACGGGCATCGTCGTGGCCAGTGTGAGGGCGCCGTGGCGGGCCATCTGTGAGCCCTGGTCCCACGTCAACGACTTGCGCATCATGGCCGGCAGGGAGTTCGCGTGCTCGATGAGCAGGTCCGCCAACGGGCCGATGTTTTGCCCTGGGGCAAGCCCAGGATCACCACGAACCGGGTGGTGCGCTCGACCAGCGTTGCGACCGCGGAGCGGCCGAACGCCCCACGACGAGGTCACCTTCCCAGTGCCCGGGAACCCGGCGGTCAGCGACCGTGGCGTCGCGGTCGTCGATGGGGACCATCCCACGATCGGCCCGGTCCGTTCACCTGCAGGTTTGCGGGCCGGCGAGCGATCCGCTTGGAGCGCAGCATCACTGCGTGCTTGGCGAGGTCGCCCTTGGGCAGGGCGTAGATGAACCGGTAGATCGCTTCATGACTGGCCGTGGCGCCGCCAGCAGCAGGGGAATGACTCACCCTCGCAACGGTGGGGCCGACCGCTTCCAGAAGCAACCGGCCTGCGATCTGCCGGGGCGTCCTCGAGCGCTTCAGATCCGCCAAGACCCGAGCCCGAAGCACTTCGTCACCAGCGACCTTGCCGACCTGCGGGCGCCGACGGTTGCGCTCAGCCCGACAGTCCGCCGTCACCAACCGGTACCCCAACGTCTTCGTCGAGTTCCGGACAATCTCACGGCACACGACCGACGGCGCACGGTCGATGTGAGCGGCGATCCGGCGCATCGACCACCCCGCCTTGAGGCCCGTGGAGATCTCAACCCGATCAGCGATCGTCAACATCCTGCGCCCCACACCCGTACCCCTCGCCGACCAGCACTGTTGCTACGACGCTATGACACCAAGCCCCTCCGTCTACCCGCACCTGCCAGGATCGGCGCCCCGCCGCTGTCGAGTCCCGATCGTGACCTTCCGAAATGTCGTGTTCACACGAGTCGGGCACTGCCGAAACAGGGCGTCCTTAGCGTCTACCCACGTGAGCGGCACGCACGTACAGGTCTGGTCTCTGGATCCCCGGAGACCGTTCGTCGCTCACGTCGGCTGATTCCCGGTGGCTGCGGCCACGGCGAAAGGACCCCCGATGACCACATCGCGACGACTGGCCCGCGTACTGCCCGCCTCAGCGCTCGTTCTCGTCCTCGGCCTCTCCGGCTGCGGCGCCAAGACAGGCGAGAGCACCGCAGACACCTCCGCTGCCGCCTCGTGCGTCGAGACCGACGGTGATGCCGTGAAGATCGGCTTCCTCAACTCCCTCTCCGGGACGATGGCGATCTCCGAGCAGACCGTGCGCGACTCGCTCGACCTCGCCGTCAAGGAGATCAACGCCGACGGCGGAGTCCTCGGCAAACAGCTCGACGTCGTCGCGGAAGACGGGGCGTCCGAGCCCACCGTCTTCGCCGAGAAGGCTGAGAAGCTCATCACGAGCGACTGCGTCGCCGCCGTCTTCGGCGGATGGACGTCCTCCAGCCGCAAGGCCATGCTCCCCGTGTTCGAGTCGAAGAACTCGCTCCTGTTCTATCCGGTCCAGTACGAGGGCCTCGAAGCGTCGAAGAACATCTTCTACACGGGCGCCACGACCAACCAGCAGATCGTCCCGGGCATGGACTACCTCAAGGAAGAAGGCAAGACGAAGGTCTTCCTCGTTGGCAGCGACTACGTCTTCCCCCAGACCGCGAACAAGATCATCAACGCGTACGCCGAGGCGAACGGCATCGAGATCGTCGGCGAAGAATACGCACCGATGGGTCACACCGACTTCTCGACGATCGTCAACAAGCTCAAGGCCTCCGGCGCCGACGCCGTCTTCAACACGCTCAACGGTGACTCCAACGTCGCCTTCTTCAAGGAGTACAAGAACGTCGGCCTCTCCGCCGAGACCACCCCGGTCGTCTCCGTCTCCATCGCCGAAGAAGAGATCGGCGGCATCGGCATCGACAACGTCGAGGGCCAGCTCACCGCCTGGAACTACTACCAGACCGTCGACAGCCCCGCGAACACCGCGTTCGTCGAGGCGTTCAAGGCCGAGTACGGCGACGACCGCGTGACGTCCGACCCCATGGAAGCCGCCTACACGTCCGTCTACCTGTGGAAGAACATGGTCGAGAAGGCCGAGTCCTTCGACGTCGCCGACATCCAGGCGGCCGCCGACGGCGTCAGCTTCGACGCCCCCGAAGGCACCGTCACCATCAACGGCGACAACCACCACATCGCCAAGACCGCGATGGTCGGCAAGATCGCCGACGACGGCCTCATCTACACCGAGTGGAGCTCCGAGGAGCCCATCGAGCCCGACCCCTTCCTCGAAGGGTACGACTGGGCCGCCGACCTCTCCTGAGCACACCCGCACCTGAGCGAGGGAGGGAGCACCCGCTCCCGCCCTCGCCCACCTGGACCACCAGCGGACCCCGCTCAGCAGACACCGCACCCGGAGGCGCTCGATGGATGTTCTCTTCTCCCAGCTCTTCGCAGGCCTGAGCCTCGGCTCCGTCCTGCTCCTCGCCGCGCTCGGCCTCGCCCTGACCTTCGGCCAGATGGGCGTCATCAACATGGCCCACGGCGAGTTCATGATGGCCGGCGCCTACACCGCCTACGTCGTCCAAGGGATCGTCTCGAACGCCGGGGTGTCCCTCATGATCTCGCTCGTCGTCGGGTTCCTCGTCGGCGGGACGCTCGGCTCGTCCTGGAGATGACCCTCATCCACCGGATGTACCGGCGACCGCTCGACACGCTCCTCGTCACGTGGGGCGTCGCCCTCGTCCTCCAGCAGGCCGCCCGCAACATCTTCGGTGCACCCAACGTCGACGTCCGCGCCCCCGAGTGGCTCCGGGGCGCCATCAGCATCGCCGGCCTCGACGTGCCACGCACCCGACTCTTCATCATCGCGCTCGCCGTCGTGTGCGTCGTCGCACTCTCGCTCGTCCTCAAGCTCACGCCCCTCGGCCGCCGCATCCGCGCCGTCGTGCAGAACCGCGACCTCGCCGAGACGAGCGGCATCTCGACGAAAGCCACCGACCGCCTGACGTTCTTCATCGGCTCCGGCCTCGCGAGCGTCGCCGGCGTCGCCCTCACGCTCCTCGGATCGATCGGCCCCACCCTCGGCACCAACTACATCGTCGACGCCTTCCTCGTCGTCGTCGTCGGCGGCATCGGGCAGATCAAGGGAGCCGTCATCGCAGCCTTCGCCCTCGGCATCCTCCAAGCCACCATCGAGTACTCCACCACCGCGAGCATCGCCAAGGTCCTCGTGTTCGTCGTCATCGTCGCCTTCCTCCAAGCCCGGCCCCAAGGCCTCGTCTCCGTCCGACAGAGGGGGATCGCATGAGCACGCTCACCGGGCTGCTCGCCCGCCCCGGGCGCACCCGCACCCTCGCAGGGTTCGCGCTCGCCGCCGTCCTGCTGTTCGCCGTCGCACCCGCCGTCCTCTCCGACTTCCGGCTCAACCTCCTCGCCAAGTTCCTCTGCCTCGCGATGGTCGCCGTCGGCATCGGCCTCGCCTGGGGGCGCGGCGGCATGCTCACCCTCGGCCAAGGCGTCTTCTTCGGCCTCGGCGCCTACATCATGGCGATGCACCTCAAGCTCGCCGACGCCGGACCCGACGGGGTGCCCGACTTCATGAGCCTCTACGGCAGCGGAGAGGTCCCCGCCTGGTGGGAACCGCTCCGATCCGCACCCGTCGCGATCCTCGCGATCCTCGTGGTGCCGTGCGCGCTCGCCGCGCTCCTCGGCTTCGCCGTCTTCACACGGCGCGTCCGCGGCGCCTACTTCGCGATCCTCTCCCAGGCGCTCGCCGCAGCCTTCGCGATCCTCCTCATCGGCCAGCAGAAGGTCACCGGCGGCACCAACGGGCTCAACGGGTTCCGGTCCTTCTTCGGCTACGACCTCGCCGACCCCGTCAACAAGCGCATGATCTTCTTCATCGCCGCAGGCGTCCTCCTCCTCATGGTCGCCCTCGTGCGCCAGCTCATGGTCTCCCGCTTCGGCGAGCTCCTCGTCGCCGTCCGCGACCAAGAGAACCGCGTGCGGTTCCTCGGGTACGACCCCGCCGTCATCAAGGTCGTCGCCTACGTCGTCGCCGCAGGCATGGCCGCCGTCGGCGGTGCGCTGTTCGTCCCCGTCGTCGGGATCGTCTCCCCGGCCGACGTCGGTGTCGTGCCCTCCATCGGGTTCCTCGTCGGTGTCGCGATCGGCGGACGAGCCACCCTGCTCGGTCCCGTCCTCGGCGCGATCGGCGTCTCCTGGGCGCAGACGTCGCTCTCCGAGTCGTTCCCCTCCGGGTGGATCTACTTCCAGGGCGCGCTGTTCATCGTCGTCGTCGCGTTTCTGCCCGGGGGGCTCGCCTCCCTCGTCAGCAAGCTCCGGCGCACACCGCGGGAGCAGACCGCCGCAGTCCCCGACGCACCAGTCCCCGACGCACCGCCCACCCCCGCCGCTCCACCCGTCCCTGCGACCGCCGGAGGCCACGATGACTGAGCCGACGCACCCCACACCCACGCCGGTCACCACCGACAGCACCGCACCAGCCGTCGACGGCGCCGGGATCGACCTCGACTCCGCCGGCGCCGTCCTCGGACAGGACACCGACCGGTTCCGGCACGACTACCTCGAGGTGCGCGGCCTGCACGTCGAGTTCGACGGCTTCGTCGCCGTCGACTCCGTCGACCTCACTGTCGTGCAAGGCGACCTGCGGTTCCTCATCGGGCCCAACGGCGCCGGGAAGACGACGATCGTCGACGCCATCACCGGGCTCGCGAAAGCGAGCGGGTCCGTCCGCTTCGGCGGCACCGAGCTCCTCGGGCGCACGGTGCACAAGGTGGCCCGCGCAGGCGTCGGTCGCACCTTCCAGACGGCGAGCGTCTTCGAGGAGCTCACCGTCCTGCAGAACCTCGACATCGCCGCCGGCTCCGGCCGCAGCCCCTGGGAGCTCCTGCGCCGACGCAGCGGCGTCCCCGAGAACGTCGAGGCCGCCATGGAGACCATCGGCCTCACGCACCTGCGCGACGTCCAGGCAGGCATCCTCGCCCACGGCCAGAAGCAGTGGCTCGAGATCGGCATGCTCCTCGTCCAAGACGCCAGACTCCTCCTGCTCGACGAGCCCGTCGCCGGCATGAGCCACGCCGAGCGCGAGCAGACCGGCCTCCTCCTCCAGCGGATCGGCGAGCAGCGCACCGTCGTCGTCGTCGAGCACGACATGGAGTTCCTCCGCGCGTTCGCGTCCTCCGTCACCGTGCTGCACATGGGATCCGTCCTCTCCGAGGGCACCTACGCCGAGGTCCAGGCGGACCCGCGGGTCCAAGAGGTCTACCTCGGCACCGCGGGCGCGTCGCGCGGCGCCCGCCGCACGCGTCCCCGGCCAGCGACCACGACCACCCCGACGACGGAGGCCTGACATGCTCGAGATCCGCGACCTCCACGTCGGCTACGGCCGCAGCCTCGTCCTCTACGACGTCTCCGTCACCGTGCCGTCCGGTGGGGTCGCCGCTATCCTCGGCCACAACGGTGCAGGCAAGTCGACGCTGCTCCGTGCGACGCTCGGCCTCCTGCGACCGCGCTCCGGCACGATCACCTTCGACGGGGAGGACATCACGACGATGCCGACCTACCAGCGCGTCCGCCGCGGTCTCGCGTACGTCCCCCAGGGGCAGCAGTCCTTCGGCGACCTCACCGCACGCGAGAACCTCCAGCTCGTCGCCGACACCCGCAAAGACGGGACCACGCGGCTCGACGAGGCGCTCGACCTCTTCCCCGCCCTGAGCAGCCTCCTCGGCAGGCGGGCCGGGCTCCTCTCCGGCGGCCAGCGCCAGCAGCTCGCGATCGCCCGTGCGCTCATCACCGGCCCGCGCCTGCTGCTCCTCGACGAACCGACCGAAGGCATCCAGCCCTCCGTCGTCACCGAGATCGAAGACGCGATCGTCGCGCTGACCGACTCGGGGGAGATGTCGGTCCTCCTCGTCGAGCAGCACGTCGGCTTCGCGCTCGGGGCCGCCGACGCGTACTACGTCGTCGAGTCCGGCAGGGTCGTCGACTCCGGCGGCGGTGGCGTCGACGCCGAAGACCACGTCCGCGCAGCGATGGCCATCTGATGCACTTCTCACCAGCAGACCAAGAAAAGCTGCTCCTCGCCGTCGCCGGGATGGTCGCCCGCGACCGGCGAGCGCGCGGCATCCGGCTCAACTACCCCGAGACGGTGGCCCTCCTCACCACGTGGGTCATCGAAGAGGCCCGCGCCGGCGGGACCGTCGCCGACCTCATGGTCGCCGGTCGCGAGGTCCTCGGGCGCGACGACGTCATGGACGGCGTCGCCGAGATGCTCCCCGACGTCCAGGTCGAAGCCACCTTCCCCGACGGGCGCAAGCTCGTCACCATCCACAACCCCATCGCCTAGGAGCCCGCCATGGCAGGAATCTCCACCACCGGTCCAGGCGCCGTCCGGCTCGGGTCCGACGCCCCGATCGTGCTCAACGGCGACCGGACGCCGGCCGAGCGGCTCACGCTCGTCATCGAGAACACCGGCGACCGCCCGGTGCAGATCGGCTCCCACCTCCACCTCCCCGACTCCAACACCGCGCTCGCGTTCGACCGCGTCGCCGCGCGCGGCTTCCGGCTCGACATCCCCTCCGGGACGTCGCGCCGCTTCGAGCCCGGCGCGTCCGCCCAGGTCGAGGCGGTCGCGCTGCGCGGCCTGCGACGCGTCCCCGGGATCCAGCGAGACAAGACCGCGGCGCACAGCGACGTCTCCCAGCCCGCACCCACCCGACCCGTCGCGCTCGCACCGACCGAAGGAGACCGCACCGATGGTTGAGGTTCCCCGCGCCCAGTACGTGGCGCTCTACGGCCCCACCACAGGCGACCAGGTGCGCCTCGGCGACACCGACCTGTGGATCGAGATCGAAGAGGACCGCACCGTCGGCGGCGACGAAGCCGTGTTCGGCGGCGGCAAGTCCATCCGCGAGTCCATGGCACAAGGCACCACCACGCGGGCCGACGGCGCCCTCGACACCGTCATCACCAACGCGATCGTCCTCGACTGGTGGGGCGTGGTCCGCGCCGACGTCGGCATCCGTGACGGCCGCATCGTCGCGCTCGGCCGCGCCGGCAACCCCGACATCGCCGACGGCGTCCACCCCCGCCTGCACATCGGACCGAGCACCGACGTGGTCAGCGGCGAGGGCAAGATCCTCACCGCAGGCGGCATCGACTCCCACGTCCACCTCATCTCCCCGTCCCAGATCGTCGAGGCGCTCGCCACCGGGCTGACCACCGTCGTCGGCGGCGGGACAGGTCCGAGCGAAGGCACCAAGGCGACGACCGTGACGCCCGGCGCCTGGCACCTGCGGACCATCCACCGCAGCCTCGACCGCCTCCCGGTGAACATCCTCCTGCTCGGCAAGGGCAACACCGTGAGCACCGCAGCGCTGCGCGAGCAGGCCATGGCCGGCGCCGGCGGCTACAAGGTCCACGAAGACTGGGGCTCCACACCCGCAGCGATCGACGCCGCACTCACCGCAGCCGAAGACTGGGGACTGCAGGTCGCTCTCCACTCCGACTCCCTCAACGAGGCAGGCTTCGTCGCCTCCACGCTCGACGCCATCGGCGGCCGGTCCATCCACGCCTTCCACGCCGAAGGCGCCGGCGGCGGCCACGCACCCGACATCCTCACCGTCGCGAGCCACCCCAACGTCATCCCCGGCTCCACCAACCCGACCCTCCCGCACACCGTGAACACCGTCGCCGAGCACCTCGACATGCTCATGGTCTGCCACCACCTCAACCCCCGCGTCCCCGAAGACCTCGCGTTCGCCGAGTCCCGCATCCGAGCGACGACCATCGCGGCGGAGGACCTCCTCCACGACATGGGCGCCATGTCCATCACCTCCTCCGACGCCCAGGCGATGGGCCGCATCGGCGAGGTCATCACCCGCACCTGGCAGGTCGCCCACGTCATGAAAGCCCGCCGCGGAGCCCTCGAAGCACCCGGCCCCGACACCCTGCCTGCCGACAACCTCCGCGCCCGTCGCTACGTCGCCAAGTACACGATCAACCCCGCCGTCGCCCACGGCATCGACGCCTACGTCGGCTCCGTCGAGCCCGGCAAGATCGCCGACCTCGTCCTGTGGGAGCCCAAGTTCTTCGGCGTCCGCCCGTCCGTCGTCATGAAGGGCGGAGCCCTCGTCTGGGGAGCGCTCGGCGACCCCAACGCGTCCATCCCGTCGCCCCAGCCCGTCCTCATGCGCCCGGCGCTCGCGGACGCGGTCGCCGCCGACGTCTCGTTCACGTTCGTCTCGCCCGCAGCGCTCGACGACGGGCTGGCCGAGCGGCTCGAGCTCGACCGGACGCTCCTCCCCGTCGCCGACACCCGCGGCGTCGGCAAAGCACAGATGCGCAACAACGACGCCCTGCCCACCATCGCGATCGACCCCGAGACGTTCGCCATCCACGTCGACGGCGACCTCGTCGAGCCCGCCCCCGCCGCGAGCCTCCCGCTCGCTCAGCTCTACTCGATGTTCTGATGCACCAGATCACCGGCACCAGCCCCGACGTCATGATGATGCTGCTCGCCGACGCGCGCCTGCCCACCGGTGGTCACACCCAGTCCGCCGGGCTCGAGCCCGCGCTGCGAGCGGGCATGGCGCCGCGCGACGTGCCCGCCTACATCGCGGCGCGCCTCGCCACGACCGCCCGCGTCGAGGCAGGCACCGCGGTCGTCGCGCGGCACGTCGCGCTCCAGCACAGCGACATCCAGCACAGTGACATCCCGCACAGCGACCTCCAGCACGGCGACCTCGCCCACGTGCGCGCCGCCTGGGCCGCCCGCACGCCGAGCCCGGCGCTGCGCGAGACGTCCGAACGGCTCGGGCGTGGTTACCTGCGCCTCGTCCGGCGGCTCTGGGCCGACCACGCGGCGCTCGCCGCGCTCGAACGAGACCTTCCCTCGCGGGGGCGGCCGCCCGGCGGCCCTGCAGCCGGTCCGCAGCGCGTCCTCGGCGGCGTCCCACGCCCGGTGGTCCTCGGCGTCCTCGCCGCGTGCTCCGGTCTCGACGCCGGTCGCCTCGCACGCCTCGTCGCGTACGACGACGCCCAGACGGTCGCGGCGGCGTCCCTCAAGCTCGAGCCCGTCGACCCCGCCGACGTCACCGCCTGGGTGCTCGCGGCCGGCCCCGACATCGACGACCTCGTGCGCGAGGTCGAGGACCTCACCCATCCCGACCAGATCCCTGCCCACGGCGCACCGCTCATGGAGCAGTGGGCCGAGCACCACGCCCGCACCACAGAAAGGCTCTTCAGTGCCTGAGAACCACGTCCCCGACGTCACCCCCGCACCCGTCCGGACCCGATCGCTGCGCCTCGGCGTCGCCGGGCCCGTCGGCACCGGCAAGAGCTCGCTCATCGCTCTCGTGTGCCGAGAGCTCGCCGGCGAGCTCTCGCTCGGCGTCATCACCAACGACATCTACACCGACGAGGACGCCCGGTTCCTGCGCTCCGCCGGTGTCCTGGACCCTGAGCGGATCCGCGCCGTCGAGACCGGGGCCTGCCCGCACACCGCCATCCGGGACGACA
This sequence is a window from Sanguibacter antarcticus. Protein-coding genes within it:
- the urtE gene encoding urea ABC transporter ATP-binding subunit UrtE: MLEIRDLHVGYGRSLVLYDVSVTVPSGGVAAILGHNGAGKSTLLRATLGLLRPRSGTITFDGEDITTMPTYQRVRRGLAYVPQGQQSFGDLTARENLQLVADTRKDGTTRLDEALDLFPALSSLLGRRAGLLSGGQRQQLAIARALITGPRLLLLDEPTEGIQPSVVTEIEDAIVALTDSGEMSVLLVEQHVGFALGAADAYYVVESGRVVDSGGGGVDAEDHVRAAMAI
- a CDS encoding urease subunit gamma gives rise to the protein MHFSPADQEKLLLAVAGMVARDRRARGIRLNYPETVALLTTWVIEEARAGGTVADLMVAGREVLGRDDVMDGVAEMLPDVQVEATFPDGRKLVTIHNPIA
- a CDS encoding urease subunit beta; this translates as MAGISTTGPGAVRLGSDAPIVLNGDRTPAERLTLVIENTGDRPVQIGSHLHLPDSNTALAFDRVAARGFRLDIPSGTSRRFEPGASAQVEAVALRGLRRVPGIQRDKTAAHSDVSQPAPTRPVALAPTEGDRTDG
- a CDS encoding urease subunit alpha, whose translation is MVEVPRAQYVALYGPTTGDQVRLGDTDLWIEIEEDRTVGGDEAVFGGGKSIRESMAQGTTTRADGALDTVITNAIVLDWWGVVRADVGIRDGRIVALGRAGNPDIADGVHPRLHIGPSTDVVSGEGKILTAGGIDSHVHLISPSQIVEALATGLTTVVGGGTGPSEGTKATTVTPGAWHLRTIHRSLDRLPVNILLLGKGNTVSTAALREQAMAGAGGYKVHEDWGSTPAAIDAALTAAEDWGLQVALHSDSLNEAGFVASTLDAIGGRSIHAFHAEGAGGGHAPDILTVASHPNVIPGSTNPTLPHTVNTVAEHLDMLMVCHHLNPRVPEDLAFAESRIRATTIAAEDLLHDMGAMSITSSDAQAMGRIGEVITRTWQVAHVMKARRGALEAPGPDTLPADNLRARRYVAKYTINPAVAHGIDAYVGSVEPGKIADLVLWEPKFFGVRPSVVMKGGALVWGALGDPNASIPSPQPVLMRPALADAVAADVSFTFVSPAALDDGLAERLELDRTLLPVADTRGVGKAQMRNNDALPTIAIDPETFAIHVDGDLVEPAPAASLPLAQLYSMF
- a CDS encoding urease accessory protein UreF, whose amino-acid sequence is MHQITGTSPDVMMMLLADARLPTGGHTQSAGLEPALRAGMAPRDVPAYIAARLATTARVEAGTAVVARHVALQHSDIQHSDIPHSDLQHGDLAHVRAAWAARTPSPALRETSERLGRGYLRLVRRLWADHAALAALERDLPSRGRPPGGPAAGPQRVLGGVPRPVVLGVLAACSGLDAGRLARLVAYDDAQTVAAASLKLEPVDPADVTAWVLAAGPDIDDLVREVEDLTHPDQIPAHGAPLMEQWAEHHARTTERLFSA